Genomic DNA from Gemmatimonadota bacterium:
TCCAGCGTCGAGGGGTCGAGCGCGCGTACCCGCATCCACGGGGGCAACACGTGCGTGCCGGCGCCGTGCCCACATTCGCGCATCACAGGCGTGTAGAGCTGGGACTGCAACTCCGTCATGCCGTACTCGTTCACGATGTGGTCGACGGTGACCCTCGTCTCCGACGAGAGAGCCCCGTACAACTCTACGCTCGGAACCTCCCGGGAAAGGCCCTTGAAGCCACCGGTTTCCATGATCCGGCTGCCGGGAGGCAGCGAGCCGAGCGCATCCTGGTCGAGCGCATGCACGAACGCGAACGCGGTTCCGAGCAGTAGGACCGCTTCACCCTCCCTGCTCGAGTCGTGTATCGCGCCGGTGAGGAGCTCACGATCGAGCACACCCGAGCCGTCGACCACCCAGTGCACGTCGCTCGCGAAGATCTGCGCAGCAGCTCCTACCATGTGCGACAACGATGATCGCGGCAGCTCGTCAGGTGAGGGGATGAGCGAAATGAACCGGAGCCTGTCCGCGTCGGGCAGCAAGTTCGCCTTGAAGGGCGGAAGCAGCGACGCCCTGTACAACGACAGCCGCGGAATGAGGTGCCGTCCTGGCGCGCCACTTTGCGTGTCGGTCCCGCTGGTGTGGAACACAGCTTCCACCGTGTGCGCTTCACCTGCCACCAGATCCAGATGCTTGAAGGCGCTTGTCGGGACAAGCGGAACGTCCCGCCACGCTCGCACCGTTTTCGGAGTCGCACCGCGTCGCTCACTATAGCGCCGGTACGTCGGGTTGTGCGCGAACTGATACTCGAAGACCTGGAGCGCGAGGGCCCCGAAGTCGGTATCGCTCCACGGTGATTCCACACCCGCGGAGAAACGCCCAGCCAACTCCGTCGCCAGTGCGTCGAAGTCGACCGCAGCCGACCCGGCCTTCTTCGGGCTCGTCCCCTCGCTTAGCGTCATGCTCGAAAATGTACGAGTCCCTTCCCCCGCGCACCCGGAGGAGCCCAACAACGACACACCCGTACGTGTCTCGCATGATGTCCCCGGGTGCGAACGCGCTCCTGGGGAGAATCGTGACCGGAGCTACCGAATGAAGCGAACGGCGCTGCCAGCCGTGACCACCATATGCCTCGCGCTGTCGGGTGCGTATTCCATTGCCGCCGCCCAACAGTCGAGTGCCGCCGCCCAACCGTCGGACGAGGACGAGCTTCCCGTGCTGGAGGCGTACCGGCTGACCGACGGCACGGACGTCCAGCTCGACGGCCGGATCGTGGAGGAGTTCTGGTCGAGAGCGGTACCCATCTCGGACTTCACGCAACAGGATCCGGTGGAGGGCGGCGAACCGTCCGAGCGTACGGAGGTCTGGGTCGTCTACGACGAGGACAACCTGTACATCGGGGCGATCATCTATGACGACCCGGAAGGCATCCTCGCCTTTCAGCGCGAGCGTGACGCCTCTCTCGGCACCGACGATCGCTTCATGTGGATCCTCGACACGTTCCGCGACGGGCGCACCGGCTACTTCTTCGAGATCAACGCGGCCGGACTCATGGGTGACGGCCTCATGAGCGGCAGTGGCGGCGGCCGAGGCGGCTTCGGCGGTGGCGGCGGTGGCGGCGGCTTCAGCGGCGGCAGCTCCAGCAAAGCGTGGGACGGCATCTGGGAGGCCCGCACGGCCCGCCGTCCCGACGGATGGTCCG
This window encodes:
- a CDS encoding long-chain fatty acid--CoA ligase, with the translated sequence MTLSEGTSPKKAGSAAVDFDALATELAGRFSAGVESPWSDTDFGALALQVFEYQFAHNPTYRRYSERRGATPKTVRAWRDVPLVPTSAFKHLDLVAGEAHTVEAVFHTSGTDTQSGAPGRHLIPRLSLYRASLLPPFKANLLPDADRLRFISLIPSPDELPRSSLSHMVGAAAQIFASDVHWVVDGSGVLDRELLTGAIHDSSREGEAVLLLGTAFAFVHALDQDALGSLPPGSRIMETGGFKGLSREVPSVELYGALSSETRVTVDHIVNEYGMTELQSQLYTPVMRECGHGAGTHVLPPWMRVRALDPSTLEEVEEGAEGLLAFFDLANAGSVCHVLTEDVGSVRRGRVRLAGRVVGAEPRGCSRAMDDLMAASDVSR